The following nucleotide sequence is from Oceaniferula flava.
GTGCGATTGCTTACTCAGCGATGCTCACCGGAGAAGCTCCGGAGTGGCCGTCGTTTGTCGTCGCCGGTGTCACCTGCCTGTTGTTTTTCCTCCAGCTGCGCATTGCCGATGAGTTCAAGGACGCCGAGGAGGATGCTCGATACCGCCCCTACCGCGCGGTGCCACGTGGCTTGGTGAGCTTGCGGGAACTCGGCTGGGTCTTTGTCGTTTCCTGCATCATCCAGCTGGTCATGGCGCTGCTTTACGCGCCGATGTTAGTGATCGTGCTCGCCATCGCCTGGCTCTACCTCGCACTAATGAGCGTGGAGTTTTTCGCCCGCGATTGGCTCAAGGCCCGACCCATCACCTACCTCTGGACGCACATGCTGATCATGCCAATTGTCGATTTCTACGCCACCGCCTGTCACTGGCTGCCGCAGGGTGAAAAACCGGGGATCGGTCTCGGCTATTTCCTCGCCGCCAGCTTTTGCAACGGTCTGGTGATCGAGCTCGGCCGCAAGCTCCGCCAGCCATCCGCCGAGGAAGAGGGCGTGCCGACGTATAGCAAACTCTGGGGACTGAAAAAGGCCTCGCTGGTCTGGCTGGGCTGTCTGATCGCCACCTGTGTCTTCGCCACCCTCGCCGCCGCCATCAT
It contains:
- a CDS encoding UbiA family prenyltransferase; this encodes MRWWTYQKERFPIFQHGPLVAAFSSCAIAYSAMLTGEAPEWPSFVVAGVTCLLFFLQLRIADEFKDAEEDARYRPYRAVPRGLVSLRELGWVFVVSCIIQLVMALLYAPMLVIVLAIAWLYLALMSVEFFARDWLKARPITYLWTHMLIMPIVDFYATACHWLPQGEKPGIGLGYFLAASFCNGLVIELGRKLRQPSAEEEGVPTYSKLWGLKKASLVWLGCLIATCVFATLAAAIIQFTLPVLISLGLLILWAMVHVLRWQKTESKTFELVAGVWTLALYLTLGIVPLILR